The Montipora capricornis isolate CH-2021 chromosome 1, ASM3666992v2, whole genome shotgun sequence genome contains a region encoding:
- the LOC138043142 gene encoding growth factor receptor-bound protein 14-like isoform X2, giving the protein MASSKCTHSNSSSDISHVLDSLGSLIGELNAINVDKVDPPEQFRDENAFDSDLSLETFVTNSDNLTHSNDKKSDFTSNLCSNLVPGCSEFKGTNTTSTPSSFQQSHSSASLKIDKNDNYYSVPQGTKSGGSTSPQSSYLQFYNPVTSKKQESGSNFVDRLTRTWHKGSINEVALSQEVHGSFRKTEKESSKDVAAGEEHVCVPTSDPKAEPNHYVAPCELDCPKSTLEHCKSHVAESRMAINSQQVKQKKCSLEEHVPVNVFNEDKEPIGLLVSPYMTAREACQKLVLLSKVEDDPQWVIVEHLTNLGLERNLEDHETVLTVLNTWAPGSSNKLLFRKDAKHYHFFVHTSNYFPPHLLDSENSDKAVTEKAQRAKIILQQKLFSTCTRVPEIEGTLQCKEFGKKSWNKKFLFLRGSGIYSSNKGKSKASQDLQCYVQFDGANLFNFVNPKKSHKSPTEYCFCIVPFRARELKELKCFSVDDDKTLMSWKMAVRIAKFGTQLRKNYDDMLRKITKLSKYREQQASETNQENIVSEIGEEKKCLKEGQVAMDFTGDRGRLITDSKVIQELANSRNRVKLSRRMSSNSFIPTDTGVAAWNFVSEPWYHGRITREQSLGLLMEAGAQDGLFLVRQSCSVAGVFVLTFCMNQRVYHCQVVQDIGEGTQIFFSLGKGPAFTTLRELIQFYRQKPLNGVSLALRTPCPKP; this is encoded by the exons ATGGCCTCATCTAAATGCACTCACAGTAATTCTTCATCAGATATCAGTCATGTTTTGGACTCCTTAGGAAGCTTAATTGGAGAATTGAATGCTATAAATGTTGACAAG GTTGATCCTCCTGAACAGTTTAGGGATGAGA ATGCCTTTGACAGTGATTTGAGTTTGGAAACATTTGTAACCAACTCCGACAACTTAACACACAGCAATGATAAAAAATCTGACTTTACAAGCAATTTATGTAGCAATCTGGTGCCTGGCTGTTCAGAATTTAAGGGAACAAACACAACTAGTACTCCTTCAAGTTTTCAACAGTCTCACAGTTCTGCCTCCCTGAAGATTGACAAAAATGACAATTATTACTCAGTGCCCCAAGGAACAAAATCAGGAGGATCCAcatctcctcaatccagctatCTTCAGTTTTATAACCCTGTGACATCAAAGAAACAAGAAAGTGGAAGTAATTTTGTGGATCGTCTAACAAGGACTTGGCATAAGGGATCTATCAATGAAGTTGCTCTCAGTCAGGAAGTGCATGGTAGTTTCAGAAAAACAGAGAAAGAATCATCAAAAGATGTTGCTGCAGGTGAAGAGCATGTTTGTGTCCCCACTTCAGATCCCAAAGCAGAACCAAACCATTATGTTGCTCCTTGTGAACTTGATTGTCCAAAATCCACTCTGGAACATTGCAAGTCACATGTAGCAGAAAGCAGAATGGCAATTAACAGTCAGCaagtaaaacagaaaaaatgcaGCCTTGAAGAG CATGTTCCAGTGAATGTGTTTAATGAAGACAAGGAACCTATTGGATTGTTGGTGTCACCTTACATGACAGCCAGAGAAGCTTGCCAGAAACTTGTGCTTTTGAGCAAAGTGGAAGATGATCCTCAGTGGGTGATTGTTGAACATTTGACTAATTTAGGTCTTG AACGTAATCTTGAGGATCATGAAACTGTTCTGACTGTGTTGAATACCTGGGCACCAGGCTCAAGTAACAAGTTATTATTCAGAAAGGATGCGAAACACTATCACTTCTTTGTACACACATCT AATTATTTCCCCCCTCATTTGCTGGATTCTGAAAATTCTGATAAGGCGGTTACAGAGAAAGCTCAGAGAGCCAAGATCATCTTACAGCAG AAACTTTTTAGCACCTGTACAAGAGTTCCTGAAATAGAGGGGACTTTGCAATGTAAGGAGTTTGGAAAGAAGTCTTGGAACAAAAAGTTCCTGTTCTTGAGAGGATCAGGGATTTATTCctcaaacaaaggaaaatcaaag GCTTCCCAGGATTTGCAGTGTTATGTTCAGTTTGATGGAGCAAATCTTTTCAACTTTGTCAATCCTAAGAAGTCACACAAGTCTCCAACAGAATATTGCTTCTGTATTGTG CCTTTTAGAGCCCGAGAGTTGAAGGAACTCAAGTGTTTCTCTGTTGATGACGACAAAACTTTGATGAGTTGGAAGATGGCTGTCAGGATAGCAAAG TTTGGAACACAGCTCCGAAAAAATTACGACGATATGCTGCGAAAAATTACCAAGCTTTCAAAGTATCGGGAGCAGCAAGCTTCGGAAACAAATCAAGAG AACATTGTAAGCGAAATTGGTGAAGAAAAAAAGTGTTTGAAGGAAGGTCAAGTAGCGATGGATTTTACTGGTGACAGGGGAAGACTCATAACGGACAGCAAAGTCATCCAGGAACTTGCCAACTCAAGAAACAGAGTG AAACTTAGCCGTCGCATGTCATCTAACAGCTTCATACCGACTGACACTGGTGTTGCAG CTTGGAATTTTGTATCAGAACCGTGGTATCACGGACGGATTACGAGAGAACAGTCACTTGGGTTACTGATGGAAGCTGGTGCTCAAGACGG CTTGTTTCTGGTTCGCCAGAGTTGCTCAGTGGCGGGTGTTTTTGTGCTGACATTTTGTATGAACCAGAGAGTTTACCATTGCCAGGTGGTCCAG GACATTGGTGAAGGCACACAGATATTCTTTAGTCTCGGCAAAGGACCAGCTTTCACGACGCTCCGTGAACTTATCCAGTTTTACCGACAGAAACCGTTGAATGGAGTCTCTCTTGCCTTGAGGACACCATGCCCTAAACCCTGA
- the LOC138043142 gene encoding growth factor receptor-bound protein 14-like isoform X1 has product MAVFSVLLSMAYAWLGKMSNPEFLRRPCLDRSYFSYRSMKCQMLQQYLPLCLLMIQSAIKVDPPEQFRDENAFDSDLSLETFVTNSDNLTHSNDKKSDFTSNLCSNLVPGCSEFKGTNTTSTPSSFQQSHSSASLKIDKNDNYYSVPQGTKSGGSTSPQSSYLQFYNPVTSKKQESGSNFVDRLTRTWHKGSINEVALSQEVHGSFRKTEKESSKDVAAGEEHVCVPTSDPKAEPNHYVAPCELDCPKSTLEHCKSHVAESRMAINSQQVKQKKCSLEEHVPVNVFNEDKEPIGLLVSPYMTAREACQKLVLLSKVEDDPQWVIVEHLTNLGLERNLEDHETVLTVLNTWAPGSSNKLLFRKDAKHYHFFVHTSNYFPPHLLDSENSDKAVTEKAQRAKIILQQKLFSTCTRVPEIEGTLQCKEFGKKSWNKKFLFLRGSGIYSSNKGKSKASQDLQCYVQFDGANLFNFVNPKKSHKSPTEYCFCIVPFRARELKELKCFSVDDDKTLMSWKMAVRIAKFGTQLRKNYDDMLRKITKLSKYREQQASETNQENIVSEIGEEKKCLKEGQVAMDFTGDRGRLITDSKVIQELANSRNRVKLSRRMSSNSFIPTDTGVAAWNFVSEPWYHGRITREQSLGLLMEAGAQDGLFLVRQSCSVAGVFVLTFCMNQRVYHCQVVQDIGEGTQIFFSLGKGPAFTTLRELIQFYRQKPLNGVSLALRTPCPKP; this is encoded by the exons ATGGCCGTATTCAGCGTGTTGTTATCAATGGCCTATGCTTGGCTTGGAAAGATGTCAAATCCGGAGTTCCTCAGGCGTCCTTGCTTGGACCGATCCTATTTCTCATATAGGTCAATGAAATGCCAAATGTTACAACAGTATCTACCcttatgtttgctgatgattcAAAGTGCTATAAAG GTTGATCCTCCTGAACAGTTTAGGGATGAGA ATGCCTTTGACAGTGATTTGAGTTTGGAAACATTTGTAACCAACTCCGACAACTTAACACACAGCAATGATAAAAAATCTGACTTTACAAGCAATTTATGTAGCAATCTGGTGCCTGGCTGTTCAGAATTTAAGGGAACAAACACAACTAGTACTCCTTCAAGTTTTCAACAGTCTCACAGTTCTGCCTCCCTGAAGATTGACAAAAATGACAATTATTACTCAGTGCCCCAAGGAACAAAATCAGGAGGATCCAcatctcctcaatccagctatCTTCAGTTTTATAACCCTGTGACATCAAAGAAACAAGAAAGTGGAAGTAATTTTGTGGATCGTCTAACAAGGACTTGGCATAAGGGATCTATCAATGAAGTTGCTCTCAGTCAGGAAGTGCATGGTAGTTTCAGAAAAACAGAGAAAGAATCATCAAAAGATGTTGCTGCAGGTGAAGAGCATGTTTGTGTCCCCACTTCAGATCCCAAAGCAGAACCAAACCATTATGTTGCTCCTTGTGAACTTGATTGTCCAAAATCCACTCTGGAACATTGCAAGTCACATGTAGCAGAAAGCAGAATGGCAATTAACAGTCAGCaagtaaaacagaaaaaatgcaGCCTTGAAGAG CATGTTCCAGTGAATGTGTTTAATGAAGACAAGGAACCTATTGGATTGTTGGTGTCACCTTACATGACAGCCAGAGAAGCTTGCCAGAAACTTGTGCTTTTGAGCAAAGTGGAAGATGATCCTCAGTGGGTGATTGTTGAACATTTGACTAATTTAGGTCTTG AACGTAATCTTGAGGATCATGAAACTGTTCTGACTGTGTTGAATACCTGGGCACCAGGCTCAAGTAACAAGTTATTATTCAGAAAGGATGCGAAACACTATCACTTCTTTGTACACACATCT AATTATTTCCCCCCTCATTTGCTGGATTCTGAAAATTCTGATAAGGCGGTTACAGAGAAAGCTCAGAGAGCCAAGATCATCTTACAGCAG AAACTTTTTAGCACCTGTACAAGAGTTCCTGAAATAGAGGGGACTTTGCAATGTAAGGAGTTTGGAAAGAAGTCTTGGAACAAAAAGTTCCTGTTCTTGAGAGGATCAGGGATTTATTCctcaaacaaaggaaaatcaaag GCTTCCCAGGATTTGCAGTGTTATGTTCAGTTTGATGGAGCAAATCTTTTCAACTTTGTCAATCCTAAGAAGTCACACAAGTCTCCAACAGAATATTGCTTCTGTATTGTG CCTTTTAGAGCCCGAGAGTTGAAGGAACTCAAGTGTTTCTCTGTTGATGACGACAAAACTTTGATGAGTTGGAAGATGGCTGTCAGGATAGCAAAG TTTGGAACACAGCTCCGAAAAAATTACGACGATATGCTGCGAAAAATTACCAAGCTTTCAAAGTATCGGGAGCAGCAAGCTTCGGAAACAAATCAAGAG AACATTGTAAGCGAAATTGGTGAAGAAAAAAAGTGTTTGAAGGAAGGTCAAGTAGCGATGGATTTTACTGGTGACAGGGGAAGACTCATAACGGACAGCAAAGTCATCCAGGAACTTGCCAACTCAAGAAACAGAGTG AAACTTAGCCGTCGCATGTCATCTAACAGCTTCATACCGACTGACACTGGTGTTGCAG CTTGGAATTTTGTATCAGAACCGTGGTATCACGGACGGATTACGAGAGAACAGTCACTTGGGTTACTGATGGAAGCTGGTGCTCAAGACGG CTTGTTTCTGGTTCGCCAGAGTTGCTCAGTGGCGGGTGTTTTTGTGCTGACATTTTGTATGAACCAGAGAGTTTACCATTGCCAGGTGGTCCAG GACATTGGTGAAGGCACACAGATATTCTTTAGTCTCGGCAAAGGACCAGCTTTCACGACGCTCCGTGAACTTATCCAGTTTTACCGACAGAAACCGTTGAATGGAGTCTCTCTTGCCTTGAGGACACCATGCCCTAAACCCTGA